One segment of Shewanella piezotolerans WP3 DNA contains the following:
- the polA gene encoding DNA polymerase I: MPKIADNPLVLVDGSSYLYRAYYAPPHLTNSKGEATGAVYGVINMLRSLLNQYKPSQMAVVFDAKGKTFRNDMYSEYKAQRPPMPDDLRGQIAPLHQIIKALGLPLVCIPGVEADDVIGTIATQASKEGRAVLISTGDKDMAQLVDDNVTLINTMTNTVMGPAEVTEKFGVGPELIIDLLALQGDKADNIPGLPGVGEKTALAMLLGVGGVDNILAAPEKMPELGFRGSKTMPAKIAEHGDMLKLSYELATIKLDVELEQDWRTMDIEPANKDELVKCYGEMEFKRWLAEVLDNKSTATADEDNDEAVVKQDIEAKYDTILSVEQLDSWIATLSKADLIAIDTETTSLNYMEAELVGISFAVEAGKAAYLPLSHDYVDAPEQLDKALVFEKLTPLLENEAIKKVGQNLKYDISIFANAGIKLKGVQFDTMLESYVFNSVASKHNMDDLALKYLGHKNISFEEIAGKGAKQLTFNQIPLETAAPYAAEDADITLRLHQHLWPRLEKLPQLASVFTDIELPLIDILSTIERQGVLIDSMLLGQQSEELARKIDDLQTKAHEIAGQPFNLASPKQLQELFFEKLGYPIIKKTPKGAPSTAEEVLVELALDYPLPKIILEHRSLAKLKSTYTDKLPLMVNAKSGRVHTSYHQANAATGRLSSSEPNLQNIPIRTEEGRRIRHAFIAPEGRKILAADYSQIELRIMAHLSQDKGLLTAFAEGKDIHKATAAEVFDVDFSEVTSDQRRRAKAVNFGLIYGMSAFGLAKQLDIPRAEAQRYIDTYFKRYPGVLNYMEETRAIATDLGYVSTLFGRRLYLPAIKDRNAMRRQAAERAAINAPMQGTAADIIKKAMINVAKWIETETNGEITMIMQVHDELVFEVDADKADSLQVKICELMAAAATLDVELLAEAGIGDNWEQAH, from the coding sequence ATGCCAAAAATTGCCGACAACCCTTTAGTCCTTGTGGATGGATCCTCATACCTTTACCGCGCCTATTATGCTCCGCCACATTTGACTAACTCTAAAGGTGAAGCAACGGGTGCTGTATATGGCGTGATAAACATGCTTCGCAGTCTGTTAAATCAATATAAACCTAGCCAAATGGCAGTTGTATTTGATGCAAAAGGCAAAACATTCCGTAACGACATGTATTCTGAATACAAGGCGCAGCGCCCACCAATGCCTGATGATCTCCGCGGCCAAATTGCACCACTGCATCAAATCATTAAAGCCCTCGGTTTACCACTAGTGTGTATTCCAGGTGTGGAAGCTGATGACGTCATAGGTACTATTGCCACCCAAGCCAGCAAAGAGGGACGTGCTGTACTCATTAGCACCGGTGATAAAGATATGGCTCAGTTGGTTGACGACAACGTCACTCTAATCAATACCATGACCAACACGGTAATGGGGCCTGCAGAGGTAACAGAGAAATTTGGAGTCGGCCCAGAGCTGATCATCGACTTACTTGCACTACAAGGTGATAAGGCCGATAACATACCCGGTCTACCAGGTGTGGGCGAGAAGACGGCGCTAGCAATGCTACTCGGTGTTGGTGGGGTTGATAATATTCTTGCCGCGCCTGAAAAGATGCCAGAACTGGGATTCCGTGGTTCGAAAACCATGCCAGCTAAAATTGCCGAACATGGTGATATGCTCAAACTGAGCTATGAGCTCGCCACCATTAAGCTTGATGTAGAACTTGAGCAAGATTGGCGCACCATGGATATTGAACCAGCTAATAAAGATGAGCTAGTTAAATGCTATGGCGAAATGGAGTTTAAGCGTTGGTTAGCGGAGGTACTAGATAACAAATCCACCGCCACCGCAGATGAAGACAACGATGAAGCCGTCGTTAAGCAAGATATTGAAGCCAAGTACGACACTATTTTATCTGTTGAGCAACTCGACAGCTGGATTGCAACACTTAGTAAAGCAGATCTCATTGCCATTGATACTGAGACCACAAGTCTCAACTACATGGAAGCTGAACTGGTTGGGATATCATTTGCAGTAGAAGCAGGCAAAGCCGCCTACCTGCCCTTGTCCCATGACTATGTAGATGCACCAGAGCAACTTGATAAAGCATTGGTTTTTGAGAAACTAACACCATTGTTAGAAAATGAAGCAATTAAAAAGGTTGGTCAAAACCTTAAATACGATATCAGCATTTTTGCTAATGCCGGTATTAAGCTCAAGGGTGTACAGTTCGATACCATGCTTGAATCGTACGTGTTTAACTCTGTCGCATCAAAACACAATATGGATGACTTAGCGCTTAAATATCTTGGCCATAAAAATATTAGTTTTGAAGAGATTGCCGGTAAAGGGGCTAAACAGCTCACTTTCAACCAGATCCCACTGGAAACCGCAGCGCCTTATGCGGCTGAAGACGCAGATATCACCCTAAGACTACATCAACACTTGTGGCCTCGATTAGAGAAGCTACCCCAGCTTGCCAGTGTGTTTACCGATATAGAACTACCGCTGATCGATATTCTATCAACAATTGAGCGTCAGGGCGTCCTCATTGATAGCATGTTGTTAGGCCAGCAAAGCGAAGAGCTTGCGCGTAAAATAGATGATCTTCAAACAAAAGCCCATGAAATTGCAGGTCAGCCATTTAATCTTGCATCGCCAAAACAGCTACAAGAGTTATTTTTCGAGAAGCTCGGTTACCCTATTATCAAGAAAACCCCAAAAGGTGCCCCTTCAACCGCTGAAGAGGTGTTAGTCGAATTAGCACTAGATTACCCACTGCCGAAAATCATCCTGGAGCACCGCAGTCTTGCCAAGCTAAAGAGCACATATACTGACAAGCTACCTTTAATGGTCAATGCCAAGTCAGGGCGAGTCCATACCAGCTACCACCAAGCGAATGCTGCTACAGGGCGCTTGTCTTCTAGTGAGCCGAACCTGCAGAACATCCCTATTAGAACCGAAGAGGGTCGCCGCATTCGCCATGCGTTTATCGCCCCTGAAGGCAGAAAAATACTTGCAGCCGATTACTCGCAAATCGAACTAAGGATCATGGCGCACCTATCGCAAGATAAAGGTCTGCTAACCGCGTTTGCTGAAGGCAAAGATATTCATAAAGCCACAGCAGCAGAGGTATTTGATGTGGATTTCAGTGAAGTCACTAGCGATCAACGTCGCCGTGCAAAAGCTGTCAACTTTGGTCTAATCTATGGCATGTCAGCTTTTGGTTTAGCCAAGCAGTTAGATATCCCTCGCGCGGAAGCACAACGTTATATCGATACCTACTTTAAGCGCTACCCAGGTGTACTCAACTACATGGAAGAGACTCGGGCTATTGCCACTGATCTGGGCTATGTATCGACACTATTTGGACGCCGGCTGTATTTACCTGCAATTAAAGATCGCAACGCAATGCGCAGGCAAGCTGCCGAACGCGCAGCAATCAACGCACCTATGCAAGGCACTGCTGCCGATATAATCAAAAAAGCGATGATTAATGTCGCTAAATGGATTGAGACCGAAACAAACGGTGAAATCACCATGATCATGCAGGTACACGATGAATTGGTGTTTGAGGTTGATGCTGATAAAGCTGACAGTTTGCAAGTTAAGATTTGTGAGTTAATGGCCGCGGCTGCAACACTTGATGTCGAACTGCTTGCTGAAGCTGGTATTGGTGACAATTGGGAGCAGGCGCACTAA
- the yihA gene encoding ribosome biogenesis GTP-binding protein YihA/YsxC — protein sequence MSESRIDFRKAEFLISAPDIAHLNEYLPGDVGVEIAFAGRSNAGKSSALNLLTEQKIARTSKTPGRTQLINVFKLDKHRRLVDLPGYGFAQVPLALKKKWQQALGEYLLKRECLSGVVVLMDIRHPLKDLDMQMIEWAVESDIPVLALLTKADKLGQSARMKMVNEVRKKLSNFDDAVKVEAFSSLKGIGKGKVLGILDQWCKPEWLQEQLTAESIEAQIESGK from the coding sequence GTGAGTGAATCTCGTATCGATTTCCGTAAAGCAGAGTTTTTAATTAGTGCGCCGGACATTGCGCACTTAAATGAATACCTCCCAGGTGACGTTGGGGTGGAGATAGCCTTTGCGGGTCGTTCGAACGCAGGTAAGTCCAGTGCGCTAAATCTATTAACGGAGCAAAAAATTGCACGTACCAGTAAAACGCCTGGTCGAACGCAGTTGATTAACGTGTTTAAACTAGACAAACATCGCCGTTTGGTGGATTTGCCGGGTTATGGTTTTGCTCAAGTTCCATTGGCACTAAAAAAGAAGTGGCAGCAGGCGCTAGGTGAATACTTACTTAAGCGAGAATGTTTAAGTGGCGTTGTAGTTTTGATGGATATTCGTCATCCACTGAAAGATCTTGATATGCAGATGATTGAGTGGGCGGTAGAGAGCGATATTCCCGTTTTAGCACTATTGACCAAGGCTGATAAGTTGGGTCAAAGTGCCAGAATGAAGATGGTTAATGAGGTTCGAAAAAAGTTGAGCAACTTTGACGATGCCGTAAAAGTAGAAGCCTTTTCTTCATTGAAAGGGATTGGCAAAGGCAAAGTTTTGGGTATTCTTGACCAGTGGTGCAAACCAGAGTGGTTGCAAGAGCAGTTGACTGCTGAGTCGATTGAAGCTCAGATTGAGTCAGGTAAGTAG
- a CDS encoding c-type cytochrome, whose translation MKKLALALSVLATMSSPVMAEGNAEAGKTKAIVCSACHGVDGNSMIDMYPKLAGQQTTYIEKQLHDFRSAAKSGGKEGRADPIMGGMAMMLSDEDISDIAAFYASQTKQVIEVKDVPALGEQLYKGGDSARGITACIACHGPEGKGSEAAGFPDVSGQHANYIKIQLNKFHDTNRNNDLNGMMQDIAKKLNADDMDALSKYISSLK comes from the coding sequence ATGAAAAAGTTAGCTCTTGCGCTGTCTGTTTTAGCCACAATGTCTTCACCTGTAATGGCTGAAGGTAATGCTGAAGCAGGAAAAACCAAAGCCATTGTTTGTTCTGCTTGTCACGGTGTTGACGGCAACAGCATGATAGACATGTACCCTAAACTTGCTGGTCAGCAAACGACCTATATCGAAAAGCAACTACATGATTTCCGCAGCGCGGCAAAATCAGGTGGTAAAGAAGGCCGAGCAGACCCAATCATGGGCGGCATGGCTATGATGCTTAGCGACGAAGATATCTCTGATATCGCAGCATTCTATGCAAGTCAAACCAAACAAGTTATCGAAGTTAAAGATGTTCCTGCTTTAGGTGAACAGCTTTACAAAGGCGGTGACTCTGCTCGTGGCATTACAGCATGTATTGCTTGTCACGGACCTGAAGGTAAAGGATCTGAAGCTGCAGGTTTCCCTGATGTTAGCGGACAACACGCTAATTACATCAAGATCCAGCTAAATAAGTTTCATGATACAAATCGTAACAACGATTTAAATGGCATGATGCAAGATATTGCTAAGAAGCTAAATGCTGACGATATGGACGCATTATCTAAATATATATCAAGCCTTAAGTAA
- a CDS encoding class I SAM-dependent methyltransferase, translated as MRRCPLCFSDNNQIFFENKKRCLYRCHQCELVFADANSHLPHTAELQKYRLANNKQKSLSQFLFDLVLQCETTDHSLLGLNFGRTLNPKNLRRVTERGHQINQYDPSLAPWTKQLNLQYDFICCYRVFEHFKFPRKEWTLLCERVKPGGWIAINTPLLTDLAGFDKWHYKNNLTHVSFYQQQSFKYLAENDGFKLLFAANDLILVQKPSGSGITRDQTSIVDRDN; from the coding sequence ATGCGTCGATGTCCATTATGCTTTAGTGACAACAATCAGATATTTTTTGAGAATAAAAAACGCTGCTTATACCGCTGTCACCAATGTGAACTGGTGTTTGCAGACGCAAATTCACACCTGCCACACACCGCAGAACTGCAAAAGTATCGCTTAGCCAACAACAAGCAAAAATCGCTATCTCAATTTCTATTCGATTTAGTATTGCAATGTGAAACCACAGACCACTCTCTGCTTGGGCTCAATTTTGGTAGAACTCTTAATCCCAAAAATTTACGAAGAGTGACTGAGCGCGGCCACCAAATAAACCAGTATGATCCCAGCCTTGCCCCGTGGACTAAGCAGCTAAACCTGCAATATGACTTCATCTGTTGTTATCGCGTATTTGAACATTTTAAGTTCCCGCGCAAAGAGTGGACCCTGCTATGTGAGCGAGTTAAGCCGGGGGGGTGGATTGCGATTAACACGCCATTACTTACCGATTTAGCTGGATTTGATAAATGGCATTATAAGAACAACCTTACCCACGTAAGCTTTTACCAACAGCAAAGTTTCAAATATCTGGCTGAAAATGACGGTTTTAAGCTATTATTTGCAGCAAACGATCTCATTCTGGTGCAAAAACCATCAGGATCTGGTATAACACGCGACCAAACTTCAATTGTTGATAGAGACAACTAG
- the yihI gene encoding Der GTPase-activating protein YihI, whose protein sequence is MSRSKKTRKSNENAPKLAPRTKKHERVLAGKKQVAGNKAGSRHNASMIENQANGGSAKNSDPRHGSKKPVQLNIVKEKKVESKPKGPKLTDEQKLLKLEEDPRLNSLLDMLEEGKSLNQDDQKWLDKQLTQIETLLDKLGLSDEEEQPKAKKAVSDDDLFDKFESGADLLKDYQND, encoded by the coding sequence ATGTCCCGTAGTAAGAAAACGCGTAAGAGCAACGAAAATGCTCCAAAATTAGCTCCAAGAACCAAGAAGCACGAACGAGTTCTTGCGGGTAAAAAACAGGTTGCTGGCAATAAAGCGGGAAGCCGTCACAACGCTTCGATGATTGAAAACCAAGCCAATGGGGGCAGCGCCAAAAACAGCGACCCTCGTCATGGCAGCAAGAAACCTGTTCAGCTCAATATTGTTAAAGAGAAAAAAGTAGAGAGTAAGCCTAAAGGGCCGAAACTGACTGATGAACAGAAGTTATTAAAGCTTGAGGAAGATCCTAGGCTCAATAGCCTGCTAGACATGCTTGAAGAGGGTAAGAGCCTTAACCAAGATGACCAGAAGTGGTTAGATAAGCAATTAACTCAAATTGAAACTCTGTTAGATAAGCTCGGCTTATCTGATGAAGAGGAGCAACCTAAAGCGAAGAAAGCAGTCTCTGATGACGACCTATTCGACAAGTTTGAATCTGGTGCCGATCTGCTAAAAGATTACCAGAACGACTAG
- a CDS encoding DUF2489 domain-containing protein, with amino-acid sequence MTTALIVIGFFILVALTAYATSLLLRLRKQNQARAKQQQQQAEAAKAKSEELLDSIRYIAAAMLEERCELSEGVMRIAKLFNLVGMSELVSEKYPATFKHFEVIKEHPIKEQRKTLSKQQRMKLDYTRMKSEAELEVQILEEAKQLSEFDAASLH; translated from the coding sequence ATGACCACAGCGCTTATTGTTATTGGCTTTTTTATACTCGTTGCACTCACCGCTTATGCGACCTCGCTACTGCTGCGCTTACGCAAGCAAAACCAAGCTAGGGCAAAGCAGCAACAACAGCAAGCTGAAGCCGCTAAAGCAAAGTCTGAAGAGTTGCTAGACAGCATTCGCTACATCGCAGCAGCCATGCTAGAAGAGCGTTGCGAGCTTTCTGAAGGAGTAATGCGTATCGCCAAACTATTCAATTTGGTAGGTATGTCAGAACTTGTTAGCGAGAAGTACCCTGCGACTTTCAAACATTTTGAAGTAATAAAAGAGCATCCAATTAAAGAGCAGCGTAAAACGCTGTCAAAACAACAACGCATGAAGCTCGACTATACTCGTATGAAATCAGAAGCAGAGCTCGAAGTTCAAATACTCGAAGAGGCTAAACAACTTAGCGAATTCGATGCAGCGTCACTGCACTAA
- the hemN gene encoding oxygen-independent coproporphyrinogen III oxidase: MKQPTQISWDQSMIEKYNYSGPRYTSYPTALEFDDSFTEDQLLTSIKNSKSDKLSLYIHIPFCAKLCYYCGCNKVITRHQHKADQYIEYLAAEIVKRAPLFKDYLVTQIHWGGGTPTFLTPEQILTLSALVKANFNVAEVGEYSIEVDPREIELSMLDTLKEAGFNRISIGVQDFNKKVQIAVNREQDEQFIFDLMARAKELGFVSTNIDLIYGLPHQTPETFAETMQRVLDLDPDRLSVFNYAHLPSRFAAQRKIKDEDLASPQQKLDMLHQTIETLTGAGYQYIGMDHFAKPDDELSILQNEGRLHRNFQGYTTQEECDLLGLGVSSISQIGDCYAQNQKDVRPYFESIDANGHALWKGCGLNRDDEIRRVVIKQLICHFDLDMAQIEEKLNINFEEYFVEDLKLLQTFIDDKLVDITDRKITISPTGRLLIRNICICFDVYYREKARQQQFSRVI, encoded by the coding sequence TTGAAGCAGCCCACACAAATTAGCTGGGATCAGTCAATGATCGAAAAGTACAATTATAGCGGACCGCGTTATACCTCTTACCCGACGGCGCTAGAGTTCGACGATTCGTTTACCGAAGATCAATTGCTGACCTCCATCAAAAATAGCAAAAGTGATAAGCTTTCTCTTTATATTCATATCCCATTTTGCGCAAAGCTTTGTTACTACTGTGGCTGTAATAAGGTCATCACACGCCACCAACATAAAGCTGATCAGTACATTGAATACCTAGCAGCTGAAATTGTTAAGCGTGCGCCGTTATTCAAAGACTATTTAGTCACCCAAATTCACTGGGGTGGCGGTACACCAACATTCTTGACTCCAGAGCAAATCCTAACATTATCTGCACTTGTTAAAGCTAACTTTAACGTAGCAGAAGTCGGCGAGTACTCAATTGAAGTCGACCCACGTGAAATTGAGCTGTCTATGCTAGACACCCTAAAAGAAGCGGGCTTCAACCGTATCTCTATTGGTGTGCAAGATTTCAATAAGAAAGTACAAATTGCGGTTAACCGTGAACAAGATGAACAGTTCATTTTTGACCTGATGGCACGCGCAAAAGAGCTTGGCTTTGTTTCTACTAACATCGACCTTATCTACGGCTTGCCTCACCAGACACCAGAGACCTTTGCAGAAACCATGCAACGCGTACTCGATCTCGATCCAGATCGTTTATCTGTCTTTAACTATGCTCACCTGCCATCACGTTTTGCAGCGCAGCGTAAGATTAAAGATGAAGACTTAGCGTCTCCACAGCAAAAGCTAGATATGTTGCATCAAACAATCGAAACCTTAACGGGCGCCGGTTACCAATATATCGGTATGGACCACTTTGCTAAACCAGATGATGAATTATCAATTCTTCAAAATGAAGGTCGCTTGCACCGTAACTTCCAAGGCTACACGACCCAAGAAGAATGTGACCTACTTGGTTTAGGTGTTTCTTCAATTAGCCAGATTGGCGATTGTTACGCACAAAACCAAAAAGATGTCCGTCCTTACTTCGAATCTATCGATGCTAACGGCCATGCACTTTGGAAAGGTTGTGGCTTAAACCGTGACGATGAAATTCGTCGCGTAGTGATTAAGCAGCTTATCTGTCACTTCGACCTAGATATGGCACAAATTGAAGAGAAGCTGAATATCAACTTCGAAGAGTACTTTGTAGAAGACTTAAAGCTACTGCAAACGTTCATTGACGATAAGCTAGTCGACATCACAGATAGAAAGATCACCATCAGCCCAACTGGCCGCTTGTTGATCCGTAACATCTGTATCTGTTTTGATGTTTACTACCGTGAGAAAGCAAGACAGCAGCAGTTCTCACGCGTTATCTAG